DNA sequence from the Candidatus Bathyarchaeia archaeon genome:
TTTTTGCTGAGAAACTGTGGTATTTCAACCATACCCCCGGCATCCCTGTTCTGCTTGTCAGCGGGGTCGCTTGTCTCTTTATGGTGATGGTTATTCCCCCATCTCTTTTAAAGTTGAGGTCAAAAATTATGGTGAGGTCTTCGGGAGAGGAAATTGTTAGGCAAATCTGCGTTGTCGGAGTTTCTTATCTTTTTATTGTTTTCTGGCTTAACTATTCATTATCGTGGATTGCCACAACGGTTCCGTGGATGGAGAGGGCGCAGCCTGGGATAGGCATACTGCTTGAGCCCATAAGCTTTGTTAGTTTCATGGCTACGGTTTTCGGTTTGTTGGCGATAGCTCTCTCTGCACTGCATTATGTTACGTCATACACCCGGCGGAAAGAAGGCGGTCCAGGTCCAAGACGTCTAGGCGCAATTATAACGGCTTTTGGAGCCTACTTTATTTTAGTGGTGGCCTTATACCTTGTTGCTGGCGGGTATGCTGGGCGACCAACAGTCTGGCATGAAATGGTGGTGCCCCACAACCCAGATTTATGGTGTATAACCTTCTTCCCCTTAGGTGTAAAGCTTCTGCTGACTAAGTCAAGCTAGGCCAGAAGCGAAAGTTTTAAGCCTACAACGGTTTAATCAGATTACGAGGGGTTAAATTATGAGTAAAAATAGAAAATTGCTGGCTTTTAAGTGTGTTCTGCTGCTAGTGGCGCTATGCTTAACACTATTCACGGTCTTACTCTCATCTAGCGGTGTTGCTGCCGCCGAGCAAACACAATACGAATGGCCCATGCTGGGCCACGATGAGTCTTGGAGACAATTCTCAGAGGGCCCTGCTCCCAATACACCGAAGGTTTTGTGGAATACTCCCCCTCTAGGTTTTGGCGTACACTTTGCCTCTTCGGTGGTAACCCATAAGGGTAGACTATTTACTCAAATCGGTCCGCCATGGTTTACTCCTCAACCGCCAAAGCTCTACTGTTTTAACGCTACCACTGGCGCAAAGATATGGGAGTCTCCTATTCAACCTGGGACTGGGGGAAGTACCCAAGTGATTCTTGACGACCAACATATTATGGTTGTTACTCTCTCGATGGTTGGCGGTGTGGGAGGCTTAGCTTGCTATAGGATATCCGATGGGTCGCAAGTGTGGTACAAGGAAATTGGCATTATGGGTCATCCAGGCGCTGAGGTTAAACAGTACTTGGAGGGAAGATATTCTCAAGAATTGAAGATGTATTACACTGCTATGTTTGACTTAGCCACACAAACGCCATACATAGTCGCCTACAACTTGTCTAATCCGGCTTCTCCGCCAACTCTTGCTTGGAAGAAGGTTGTCCACGAGCATGGTGAAGTGCTTTGCTGCGGCGGAGGTAAAGTGTTCTTCGGATCCTATCATGGCTATGTATACGCCTTTGACGGCAAAACTGGAAATCTGGTATGGAAGGCTCCAAAGATTGGTCAAATAGTGGCATACGGCGCCACGTATGTGGATGGCCGTCTAATTCATGGCTCTGGCACTACGAGGCTTACATGCTATAACGCAAGCACAGGTGAGGTATTATGGGATTTTGATGCTGGTCCAAGAGCCTTCTTCGCCTTTATCGGTGCAGCAGCTTACGGCAGATACTACCAACACAACATCGACCCGTGGGGAGGCTACGTAGGATGCTGGGACATTGAGACTGGCGAACTGCTATGGAAGGCTCCGGCCCACTATTGGATAGGCTACGTGAATCCCGTCGTTGCTGACGGAAAAGTCTACATAGCTACAAGTGACGGCTACGCTGTTGCTGGGGAGGCGGAAGCTCCACCAGTAGCATTTGCATGCCTTGACGCGTTCACGGGAGTAAAGCTCTGGGAAGTAAACATATATGCTGCTCTCCCAACGGTAGCCTATGGAAACCTCTATCTAGTGGCTACAACTTCTTTCATGGGTCCAGTTTCCCTTTACTGCATAAGCGATCAGAAAAAACCTGCAGACTGGGCATATTTCCGCGGGAACATTAACCAGCCGGGTGTGGCTGTAAACCAGATGGGGCCTTCAACGCTTAACCTCAAATGGGCATTCAAAACAGAAGGTACAGTAATGTCGTCACCAGCCGTGGTCAAAGAGAAAGTTTACATTGGATCCCATGACCAGCACATATACTGCATAGATGCCTACACTGGCAAGTTAATATGGAAATTCAAAACCAACTATCGAGTAACCTCATCGCCGGCGGTTGCTGGCGGCAAAGTGTTTACGGGTTTTGACGATGGGCATGTTTACTGCTTGAACGCAACCACGGGAGCCCTAATATGGAAGACAATAAACATCTACGGGGATGCAGGGCCTCCGCCAATACTTATAGAGGTTGCCAGCTGGCAGCCTCGCTCTTCACCCATAGTGGTTGGCAATAGGCTTTATGTGGGCGCGTTAGATGGCAAAGTTTACTGTATAGACACGGCCAATGGCAACATCCTCTACACATACCAGACAGACGGCCCCATAGTAGGCTCACCGGCGTATGCTAATGGCAGAATCTACATAGCCTCGACAGACAGAAACCTCTACTGCTTGGATGCAAACACGCTGACAAAGATCTGGAACTGGACAACGCCGAAAAAACCATGGATGGTTCCATCCCTGTTCTTCGGAGGCACACCCACCGTGGCTGATGGCAAAGTTTTCATCGGAGGCGGTGCAGCCTACTCCGCCGGAATCTTCGGCTCCAACATAATATTGGTAGCACTGAACGCGACTGA
Encoded proteins:
- a CDS encoding PQQ-binding-like beta-propeller repeat protein; amino-acid sequence: MLGHDESWRQFSEGPAPNTPKVLWNTPPLGFGVHFASSVVTHKGRLFTQIGPPWFTPQPPKLYCFNATTGAKIWESPIQPGTGGSTQVILDDQHIMVVTLSMVGGVGGLACYRISDGSQVWYKEIGIMGHPGAEVKQYLEGRYSQELKMYYTAMFDLATQTPYIVAYNLSNPASPPTLAWKKVVHEHGEVLCCGGGKVFFGSYHGYVYAFDGKTGNLVWKAPKIGQIVAYGATYVDGRLIHGSGTTRLTCYNASTGEVLWDFDAGPRAFFAFIGAAAYGRYYQHNIDPWGGYVGCWDIETGELLWKAPAHYWIGYVNPVVADGKVYIATSDGYAVAGEAEAPPVAFACLDAFTGVKLWEVNIYAALPTVAYGNLYLVATTSFMGPVSLYCISDQKKPADWAYFRGNINQPGVAVNQMGPSTLNLKWAFKTEGTVMSSPAVVKEKVYIGSHDQHIYCIDAYTGKLIWKFKTNYRVTSSPAVAGGKVFTGFDDGHVYCLNATTGALIWKTINIYGDAGPPPILIEVASWQPRSSPIVVGNRLYVGALDGKVYCIDTANGNILYTYQTDGPIVGSPAYANGRIYIASTDRNLYCLDANTLTKIWNWTTPKKPWMVPSLFFGGTPTVADGKVFIGGGAAYSAGIFGSNIILVALNATDGTPIWIKDMIGQGGMFGTNTQSVWTPTYVNGVLYVGDGMGVAAYNATNGERIWYQWLGFQVFSSVAYADDPLGPKIYVGCDSYSITALDPRTGKVLSVYTTKGQVASSPAIYDGMVIVGSGDHHVYCFSNVPTYCPT